A region of Asterias amurensis chromosome 20, ASM3211899v1 DNA encodes the following proteins:
- the LOC139952567 gene encoding MRG/MORF4L-binding protein-like — translation MAVDEEESVAWSVEMEVSLFHAMRGHKPVGVNKNFQMMCIHDKLQQSMGRKISSDQIWEHLSTMYDMQALHESEILPFPNAESDFTLPNDDYGDMMKTKTSGSTSAGIEDTPQKESLKTTIRLPIMTSLAAVTPSEKDNSPKRKRTRQGTNTPNPDIMASKRRR, via the exons ATGGCCGTAGATGAAGAGGAGTCGGTTGCATGGAGCGTAGAGATGGAAGTGAGCTTATTCCATGCCATGAGGGGACACAAACCAGTTG GTGTGAATAAGAATTTTCAGATGATGTGTATACACGACAAGTTGCAGCAATCCATGGGACGTAAAATCAGCTCAGACCAGATCTGGGAACATCTCAGCACCATGTACGACATGCAAGCATTG CATGAGTCAGAGATTCTACCGTTTCCAAATGCCGAGTCTGACTTCACTCTGCCTAATGATGACTATGGAGACATGATGAAAACTAAAACCAGCGGGTCAACATCAGCCGGCATCGAAGACA CACCTCAAAAAGAATCCCTCAAGACGACTATCCGCCTCCCAATAATGACCTCCCTGGCCGCCGTCACCCCATCTGAGAAGGACAACTCCCCAAAGAGAAAGAGAACGCGGCAAGGAACGAATACACCCAACCCAGACATCATGGCCAGCAAAAGAAGACGGTAA
- the LOC139952507 gene encoding ubiquitin carboxyl-terminal hydrolase 14-like, translating to MSEYKVNIKWGKEKYTSIECNVSESPDVFKAQIFALTGVQPDRQKVMLKGATLKESWTGFKLKDGVTFLIMGSADALPEAPVQKTLFMEDMTDEQLASAFEMAAGLKNLGNSCYLNATVQCLHSVPELRDVLKKFDGKINPGMAAIQPAESITAAMRNLFDNMDKAADGVLPIYLLQLLHIAFPQFAEKAENGAPQQQDANECWVQLMRLLQQKLTLASPSGEVQAVEAASATTKKSFIDQYFGVTFESTLKCVEAEDEPVTKSTELVLQLSCFITQEVKYIHTGLKNRLMENIEKTSPTLKRDAQYIKESRISRLPAYLTIQMVRFYYKEKEAISAKILKDVKFPMVLDVFDLCTPELKEKLLPIRGKFKEMEDRKLEEAAKLKQAGNKAPPSEKTESAKLLPYDFPDDVGSNNSGYYQLQAVLTHQGRSSSSGHYVGWVKRKEDEWIKFDDDIVSLISSEDILKLSGGGDWHCAYVLLYGPRRLEEPPKVEEPMQEN from the exons ATGTCTGAATATAAAG TGAACATAAAGTGGGGCAAGGAGAAGTACACTTCCATTGAGTGTAACGTGTCAGAGTCTCCAGATGTCTTCAAGGCTCAGATCTTTGCCTTGACGGGAGTGCAGCCAGACCGACAGAAGGTCATGCTTAAAGGAGCAACCCTCAAAGAGTCATGGACAGGGTTCAAGCTCAAAGAC ggaGTCACATTCCTCATAATGGGATCGGCGGATGCTCTTCCCGAAGCACCAGTCCAGAAGACTCTGTTCATGGAAGACATGACAGATGAGCAACTAGCGAGCGCG TTTGAGATGGCAGCAGGACTGAAGAATCTTGGCAATTCGTGCTACCTCAACGCCACAGTCCAATGTCTACACAGTGTACCAGAGCTTAGAGACGTGCTGAAAAA GTTCGATGGTAAGATCAACCCAGGCATGGCAGCCATCCAGCCAGCTGAGTCCATAACTGCCGCTATGAGGAATTTATTTGATAACATGGACAAGGCAGCCGACGGAGTTCTTCCCATCTATCTTCTACAGCTCTTGCATATCGCCTTCCCTCAGTTTGCAGAGAAAGCGGAGAATGGCGCCCCACAACAACAG GACGCCAATGAATGTTGGGTACAGTTGATGAGATTACTGCAGCAAAAATTAACCTTGGCGTCACCTTCAGGAGAAGTCCAAGCAGTGGAGGCAGCgtcagcaacaacaaaaaagagcTTCATCGACCAGTACTTTGGGGTCACCTTTGAAAGCAC TCTCAAGTGTGTGGAGGCGGAAGACGAACCGGTCACAAAATCTACAGAGCTTGTTCTACAGCTCAGTTGTTTCATCACTCAGGAAGTAAAGTACATTCACACAGGACTCAAAAAT AGACTCATGGAAAATATTGAAAAGACTTCACCAACCCTAAAGAGAGACGCCCAGTACATTAAAGAG tcgCGTATCAGTCGTCTTCCAGCGTACCTTACTATACAGATGGTTCGATTCTACTATAAAGAAAAAGAAGCTATCAGTGCCAAGATATTGAAG GATGTGAAGTTCCCCATGGTCCTAGATGTATTTGACCTTTGTACCCCTGAGCTGAAGGAGAAGCTGCTTCCGATCCGAGGCAAGTTTAAGGAGATGGAAGACAGGAAACTTGAGGAAGCGGCTAAG TTGAAGCAAGCAGGAAACAAAGCACCGCCAAGTGAAAAGACAGAATCTGCAAAACTGTTGCCGTACGATTTCCCAGACG ATGTGGGAAGCAACAACAGTGGATATTACCAGCTCCAGGCAGTCTTGACCCATCAAGGGAGATCCAGTTCATCTGGTCATTATGTAGGCTGGGTCAAAAGGAAAGAAG acgAGTGGATCAAATTCGATGACGACATCGTCTCGCTCATTTCATCAGAGGACATCTTGAAGCTCTCCGGTGGTGGGGATTGGCACTGTGCCTACGTCTTGCTCTACGGCCCCCGAAGATTGGAAGAGCCCCCGAAAGTTGAAGAGCCAATGCAGGAGAACTaa
- the LOC139952179 gene encoding BAG family molecular chaperone regulator 2-like, with amino-acid sequence MSEHGVRQGEDDGDFLLNVLRSESPPSPGDVDGTTASQPPRSSPIPGLSATGYGNCYDTRGLVDTPSPSNQNQVSTLDDFLLTTLDEMESRTEKLRETVKDAVEERTKLLGSLDTLMRSEALGRHSDDERQELEIYMDRLIVRLLTIDISVQIVRSIPQEQSLQTVRTFLVKLRDCISNGVPDAETTIQRYLNSCMEEAKGPIDDRFQGALLGCAAEDQKEIRKKLGAISEAREDTERQMSVFNSMDLE; translated from the exons ATGTCAGAACACGGAGTTAGACAGGGAGAGGATGACGGGGATTTTCTTCTCAACGTCCTCCGGTCTGAGTCGCCGCCGTCGCCCGGTGATGTTGACGGCACCACGGCGTCCCAACCTCCTCGCAGCTCCCCGATTCCCGGACTTTCAGCAACTGGATATGGCAACTGTTATGACACAAGGGGGTTAGTTGATACCCCATCACCATCAAACCAAAACCAAGTCTCAACCCTGGACGATTTCTTGTTAACGACTTTGGACGAGATGGAGAGCCGAACTGAGAAACTTCGAGAGACAGTCAAGGATGCCGTGGAGGAGCGGACGAAGTTATTGGGTTCACTGGACACACTGATGCGAAGCGAAGCTCTAGGCCGTCATAGTGATG ATGAAAGACAGGAACTGGAAATATACATGGACCGCCTCATAGTACGACTTCTCACAATCGACATCTCAGTGCAGATAGTCCGGAGCATTCCACAAGAGCAATCTCTACAGACTGTCCGAACTTTCCTGGTAAAGCTCCGAGACTGCATCAGTAATGGGGTCCCCGATGCGGAGACCACGATCCAGAGATATCTGAATAGTTGCATGGAAGAAGCCAAAGGGCCAATTGACGATCGGTTCCAGGGGGCGCTGCTGGGTTGCGCAGCCGAGGATCAGAAGGAGATACGCAAAAAACTTGGAGCTATATCAGAAGCGAGGGAGGACACTGAAAGACAGATGTCTGTTTTTAACTCGATGGATCTGGAGTAA